The Streptomyces durmitorensis genome contains the following window.
GTTCTGCCGTCCGCGGCAAGGGACTTGAGCAGGTCGCGGATCCAGCGGATGCCCTCGGTGTCCAGGCCGTTGACCGGCTCGTCGAGGATGAGTACGCCGGGGTCGCCGAGCAGCGCCGCCGCGATGCCCAGGCGCTGGCCCATGCCCAGGGAGAGCCCTTTGGCCCGCTTGCCCGCCACACGCGTGAGACCCACCGCTTCGAGGACCTCGTCGACCCGGCTTCCGCCGATTCCGTTGCTGCGGGCCAGGCCGAGGAGGTGCTGTCGCGCGGTGCGCCCGCCGTGCACCGATGTGGCGTCCAGGAGCGAGCCGACCTCGCGCAGGGGCGCGGCGCTGCGGTAGTAGCGTCGCCCGTTGACCGTGACCGCGCCGCCGCTCGGCGCGTCGAGGCCGAGGATCATGCGCATGGTGGTCGACTTGCCGGCGCCGTTCGGGCCGAGGAAGCCCGTCACGTGGCCGGGCCTGACGGTGAAGCTGAGCCGGTCGACGGCAGCCTTGCCGCCGTACCGCTTGGTGAGTTCCCGTGCTTCGATCATGCCGTCGACGCTACGGAGGGCGACCGCCACCGGACATCTGCCGACGGGAGTCGGCCGCTACTCCCTGGGGAGTAGCCACCCGCCGGGTCAGCCCTCGCCCGCGCGCACCAGGCCGGTCTCGTAGGCGAGCACCACCAACTGTGCCCTGTCCCGCGCCCCGAGCTTCGTCATCGCCCGGCTGACGTGCGTCTTCGCGGTGAGCGGCGACATGAGCAGGCGCGCGCCGATCTCGTCGTTCGCCAGGCCGTGGCCGACCAGTGCGAGCACCTCGCGCTCGCGGTCGGTCAGCGGATCGAGGAGCCTCATCGCCTCGGCCTCGGGCGCCTTGAGCCGGGCGAACTCCTCGATCACCCGCCGGGTGACACCGGGCGACAGGAGGCTCTGCCCGGCGGCGACGGTGCGGAT
Protein-coding sequences here:
- a CDS encoding ABC transporter ATP-binding protein, with the translated sequence MIEARELTKRYGGKAAVDRLSFTVRPGHVTGFLGPNGAGKSTTMRMILGLDAPSGGAVTVNGRRYYRSAAPLREVGSLLDATSVHGGRTARQHLLGLARSNGIGGSRVDEVLEAVGLTRVAGKRAKGLSLGMGQRLGIAAALLGDPGVLILDEPVNGLDTEGIRWIRDLLKSLAADGRTVFLSSHLMSEMELTADHLIVIGRGRLLADTDMRDFIETNSQGATLLRTPGAEAQRMRALLETAGASVRLDARGGWRVGGLTPAEIGELARTQDLAIHELTPVFSSLEEVYTDMTRASVEYRGTAGTYEAENAEDAENAENKEPVR